From a region of the Coffea arabica cultivar ET-39 chromosome 3e, Coffea Arabica ET-39 HiFi, whole genome shotgun sequence genome:
- the LOC113737415 gene encoding uncharacterized protein yields the protein MWLRWGDPARGRLLLVALAILAVSVVVSADPYSSPPPPPYDYKSPPPPSPSPPPPYEYKSPPPPSPSPPPPYEYKSPPPPSPSPPPPTYEYKSPPPPSPSPPPYEYKSPPPPPYEYKSPPPPSPSPPPYEYKSPPPPPYEYKSPPPPSPSPPPYEYKSPPPPPYEYKSPPPPSPKPPPYEYKSPPPPSPSPPPYEYKSPPPPPYEYKSPPPPSPSPPPYEYKSPPPPSPSPAPYEYKSPPPPPYEYKSPPPPSPSPAPYEYKSPPPPPYEYKSPPPPSPSPPPPYEYKSPPPPSPSPPPYEYKSPPPPPYEYKSPPPPSPSPAPYEYKSPPPPPYEYKSPPPPSPSPAPYEYKSPPPPPYEYKSPPPPSPSPPPYEYKSPPPPPYEYKSPPPPSPSPPYEYKSPPPPPYEYKSPPPPSPSPPPYEYKSPPPPPYEYKSPPPPSPKPPPYEYKSPPPPSPSPPPYEYKSPPPPPYEYKSPPPPSPKPPPYEYKSPPPPSPSLPPYEYKSPPPPPYEYKSPPPPSPSPPPPYEYKSPPPPSPSPPPPYEYKSPPPPSPSPLPPYHYVSPPPPYYYNSPPPPYNYSSPPPPEKSLPPYYYHSPPPPVKSPHPPYYYTSPPPPVKPPHPPYYYISPPPPMKPPHPPYYYTSPPPPVKSPHPPYYYTSPPPPPMKPPHPPYYYNSPPPPVKPPHPPYYYTSPPPPVKSPHPPYYYTSPPPPPMKPPHPPYYYNSPPPPVKPPHPPYYYTSPPPPPMKPPHPPYYYNSPPPPMKPPHPPYYYNSPPPPMKPPHPPYYYTSPPPPMKPPHPPYYYTSPPPPVPYHPHPHHPMLVKVVGKVYCYRCYDWDYPKKSHDKKHLKGAVVEVTCKVGDKKIVAYGKTKINGKYSVTLEGFDYGKYGAKACMAKLHMAPKDSKCNIPTNLHWGKTGAELRVKSKTDYEVVLYAKPFAYAPKTPYEECEKPKPTPAPYHYISPPPPTYVYKSPPPPPPTYLYKSPPPPVKPPPKPYYYVSPPPPTYVYKSPPPPPPTYLYKSPPPPVKPPPKPYYYVSPPPPTYVYKSPPPPPPTYLYKSPPPPVKPPPKPYYYVSPPPPTYVYKSPPPPPPTYLYKSPPPPVKPPPKPYYYVSPPPPEKSPPPPYQYISPPPPEKSPPPPYQYISPPPPEKSPPPPYHYISPPPYQYISPPPPEKSPPPPYHYISPPPPEKSPPPPYHYVSPPPPSPSPHPYYYKSPPPPSPSPHPYYYKSPPPPSPSPHPYYYKSPPPPSPSPLPPYYYKSPPPPSPSPPPPYYYKSPPPPEKSPPPPYVYTSPPPPSPSPPPPYHYISPPPPEKSPPPPVYTYASPPPPTHY from the exons ATGTGGCTTCGATGGGGCGACCCCGCCAGGGGTCGTCTGTTGCTAGTGGCATTGGCCATTTTGGCTGTTTCAGTGGTGGTCTCAGCAGACCCTTATTCTTCACCCCCACCTCCTCCTTATGATTACAAGTCACCTCCTCCACCTTCACCTTCTCCACCACCACCTTATGAGTACAAGTCTCCTCCACCACCATCACCTTCTCCACCACCACCATATGAGTACAAGTCTCCGCCACCACCCTCCCCTTCACCACCTCCACCAACATATGAGTACAAGTCTCCACCACCACCCTCTCCTTCACCTCCACCATATGAATACAAGTCTCCTCCCCCACCACCATATGAATATAAGTCTCCTCCCCCACCCTCTCCTTCACCTCCACCATATGAATACAAGTCTCCTCCCCCACCACCATATGAGTATAAGTCTCCACCACCGCCCTCTCCTTCACCTCCACCATATGAATACAAGTCTCCTCCCCCACCACCATATGAGTACAAGTCTCCACCACCACCCTCTCCTAAACCTCCACCATATGAGTACAAGTCTCCACCACCACCCTCACCTTCACCTCCACCATATGAATACAAGTCTCCTCCCCCACCACCATATGAATACAAGTCTCCTCCACCACCCTCTCCTTCACCTCCACCATATGAGTACAAGTCTCCTCCACCACCCTCTCCTTCACCTGCACCATATGAATACAAgtctcctccaccaccaccatatGAGTACAAGTCTCCACCACCACCCTCTCCTTCACCTGCACCATATGAATACAAatctcctccaccaccaccatatGAGTATAAGTCTCCTCCCCCACCTTCACCCTCTCCACCTCCACCATATGAGTACAAGTCTCCACCACCACCCTCTCCTTCACCTCCACCATATGAATACAAgtctcctccaccaccaccatatGAGTACAAGTCTCCACCACCACCCTCTCCTTCACCTGCACCATATGAATACAAgtctcctccaccaccaccatatGAGTACAAGTCTCCACCGCCACCCTCTCCTTCACCTGCACCATATGAATACAAGTCTCCTCCCCCACCACCATATGAGTACAAGTCTCCACCGCCACCCTCTCCTTCACCTCCACCATATGAATACAAgtctcctccaccaccaccatatGAGTACAAGTCTCCACCGCCACCCTCTCCTTCACCTCCATATGAATACAAgtctcctccaccaccaccatatGAGTACAAGTCTCCACCGCCACCCTCTCCTTCACCTCCACCATATGAATACAAGTCTCCTCCCCCACCACCATATGAGTACAAGTCTCCACCACCACCCTCTCCTAAACCTCCACCATATGAGTACAAGTCTCCACCACCACCCTCACCTTCACCTCCACCATATGAATATAAGTCTCCTCCCCCACCACCATATGAGTACAAGTCTCCACCACCACCCTCTCCTAAACCTCCACCATATGAGTACAAGTCTCCACCACCACCCTCACCTTCACTTCCACCGTATGAATACAAGTCTCCTCCCCCACCACCATATGAATATAAGTCTCCTCCCCCACCTTCACCTTCTCCACCTCCCCCATATGAGTACAAGTCTCCACCACCACCGTCACCCTCACCACCTCCACCATACGAATACAAATCTCCCCCACCACCATCACCATCCCCTCTACCTCCCTACCATTATGTTTCACCACCTCCACCATATTACTATAATTCACCTCCACCGCCATACAACTACAGCTCTCCTCCACCACCAGAGAAGTCTCTTCCACCTTACTACTACCATTCACCTCCACCACCAGTGAAATCACCCCATCCACCTTACTACTACACTTCCCCACCACCACCAGTGAAGCCTCCACATCCACCGTACTACTATATTTCTCCACCACCACCAATGAAGCCTCCACATCCACCATACTACTACACTTCTCCTCCACCACCAGTTAAGTCACCACATCCACCATACTACTACACttctcctccaccaccaccaatgAAGCCTCCACATCCACCATACTACTATAattctccaccaccaccagTGAAGCCTCCACATCCACCATACTACTACACTTCTCCTCCACCACCAGTTAAGTCACCACATCCACCATACTACTACACttctcctccaccaccaccaatgAAGCCTCCACATCCACCATACTACTATAattctccaccaccaccagTGAAGCCTCCACATCCACCATACTACTACACTTCTCCTCCACCGCCACCAATGAAGCCTCCACATCCACCGTACTACTACAATTCTCCACCACCGCCAATGAAGCCTCCACATCCACCATACTACTACAATTCTCCACCACCGCCAATGAAGCCTCCACATCCACCATACTACTACACTTCTCCACCGCCGCCAATGAAGCCTCCACATCCACCATACTACTACACTTCTCCACCACCACCAGTTCCTTACCACCCCCACCCTCACCACCCCATGCTCGTTAAGGTAGTTGGAAAAGTTTACTGCTACAGATGCTACGACTGGGACTACCCAAAGAAATCCCATGACAAGAAACATCTCAAAG GAGCTGTAGTAGAGGTTACGTGCAAGGTTGGTGACAAGAAGATTGTGGCATATGGAAAAACTAAGATTAATGGAAAGTACAGCGTCACACTTGAAGGGTTTGATTATGGCAAATATGGAGCTAAGGCATGCATGGCTAAGCTGCACATGGCGCCAAAGGATTCCAAATGCAACATTCCAACCAATCTCCACTGGGGCAAAACGGGTGCTGAACTCAGAGTCAAGTCCAAGACTGACTATGAAGTCGTGCTCTACGCAAAACCATTTGCTTATGCTCCCAAGACTCCTTATGAGGAATGTGAGAAGCCCAAGCCAACTCCTGCTCCTTACCACTACATATCTCCTCCGCCACCAACTTATGTCTATAAatcaccaccacctccaccaccaaCTTACCTATACAAGTCACCGCCACCACCGGTGAAACCTCCACCAAAGCCGTATTATTACGTCTCCCCACCACCACCAACTTATGTCTATAAatcaccaccacctccaccaccaaCTTACCTATACAAGTCACCGCCACCACCAGTGAAACCTCCACCAAAGCCGTATTATTACGTCTCCCCACCACCACCAACTTATGTCTATAAatcaccaccacctccaccaccaaCTTACCTATACAAGTCACCGCCACCACCAGTGAAACCTCCACCAAAGCCGTATTATTACGTCTCCCCACCACCACCAACTTATGTCTATAAatcaccaccacctccaccaccaaCTTACCTATACAAGTCACCGCCACCACCGGTGAAACCTCCACCAAAGCCGTATTATTACGTCTCCCCACCACCACCGGAAAAATCTCCACCACCACCTTATCAGTACATCTCCCCACCACCACCGGAAAAATCTCCACCACCACCTTATCAGTACATCTCCCCACCACCACCGGAAAAATCCCCACCACCACCTTATCACTACATCTCCCCACCACCTTATCAGTACATCTCCCCACCACCGCCGGAGAAATCTCCACCACCACCTTATCACTACATCTCCCCACCACCGCCGGAGAAATCTCCACCACCACCTTATCATTACGTCTCCCCACCACCACCATCTCCATCCCCTCATCCCTACTACTACAAATCTCCCCCACCACCATCTCCATCCCCTCATCCCTACTACTACAAATCTCCCCCACCACCATCTCCATCCCCTCATCCCTACTACTACAAATCTCCCCCACCACCATCTCCATCACCACTCCCTCCTTACTACTACAAGTCCCCACCACCACCATCGCCATCTCCTCCACCACCTTACTACTACAAGTCCCCACCACCGCCGGAGAAATCACCCCCACCACCCTATGTCTACACATCCCCTCCTCCCCCTTCACCATCTCCACCTCCTCCATACCACTACATCTCACCTCCCCCACCCGAAAAATCACCTCCTCCACCAGTCTACACTTATGCTTCTCCCCCACCCCCAACTCACTACTGA